A genomic region of Pseudomonas sp. MPC6 contains the following coding sequences:
- a CDS encoding CS1 type fimbrial major subunit, which produces MIKQCAAVALTAMTVLTGSLTWAAREEHTFEVSVIIPTLAFYVIPAEPDWIHRPQRLNWNLSNSTLSSVRKNFDVRHDTSAIEARLEAAPYLSNGRPSDDIALRVSFNGVELSHDTSPREVLSVAEAAVGKRVMLEIAPVQPEGGYRPGDYSGNVLLLFSARAPGE; this is translated from the coding sequence ATGATCAAGCAATGCGCCGCCGTCGCGCTGACGGCAATGACGGTATTGACGGGCTCTTTGACGTGGGCTGCCCGGGAAGAGCACACCTTTGAAGTCTCAGTGATCATCCCGACCCTCGCGTTTTACGTGATCCCGGCCGAACCGGACTGGATTCACCGGCCACAGCGGCTGAACTGGAACCTCTCGAATTCGACCCTGAGCAGCGTGCGCAAGAATTTCGACGTGCGCCATGACACCAGCGCGATTGAAGCACGCCTGGAAGCCGCCCCCTACCTGTCCAACGGCAGGCCGAGCGACGACATTGCCTTGCGGGTCAGTTTCAACGGTGTGGAGTTGAGCCATGACACGAGCCCCCGTGAAGTGCTGTCGGTGGCAGAAGCGGCGGTGGGCAAGCGGGTGATGCTGGAGATTGCGCCGGTGCAACCGGAGGGCGGTTATCGCCCGGGGGACTACAGCGGCAATGTGCTGTTGTTGTTCAGTGCCAGGGCGCCGGGGGAATGA
- a CDS encoding molecular chaperone produces the protein MKRLLWMCVFCVYPLGGQAGPQINIGTVYDYLDADKSTYLKRVFNSGDSTAFVKVNVLEIVYGADGTPREIPVETATDGASRNGVMASPARLIVPAQGMQGTRLLYMGERDRERYFRVRFVPVVPEKEDEFAVSSEEREDYKKNLSAGVNVMTGFGTVFFVRPKNARFESAINETDSRYELRNNGNTVVIVDEFKSCSLSNENDCAATTKHHVMAGKAFGFDKEKGREYRFILIEGDSKKALKIASR, from the coding sequence ATGAAGCGTCTGTTGTGGATGTGTGTGTTTTGTGTGTATCCCCTTGGGGGACAGGCCGGTCCTCAGATCAATATCGGCACTGTGTACGACTATCTGGATGCCGATAAAAGCACTTACTTGAAACGGGTGTTCAACAGTGGCGACAGCACGGCGTTCGTCAAGGTCAACGTACTGGAAATCGTCTACGGCGCCGACGGGACCCCCAGGGAAATTCCAGTCGAGACGGCAACCGACGGCGCGTCGCGCAATGGCGTGATGGCCAGCCCGGCCCGGCTGATCGTGCCGGCGCAGGGCATGCAGGGCACCCGGCTGTTGTACATGGGCGAGCGGGATCGTGAACGCTACTTCCGTGTGCGTTTCGTGCCGGTGGTCCCGGAAAAGGAAGACGAGTTCGCTGTCTCCAGCGAAGAACGCGAAGACTACAAAAAGAACCTGTCGGCGGGGGTCAACGTGATGACCGGCTTCGGCACGGTCTTCTTCGTGCGACCGAAAAACGCTCGCTTCGAGAGCGCCATCAATGAAACCGACAGTCGCTACGAGTTGCGCAATAACGGCAACACAGTGGTCATCGTCGATGAGTTCAAAAGCTGCTCATTGAGCAATGAAAACGACTGCGCAGCGACCACCAAGCACCACGTCATGGCCGGCAAGGCCTTTGGCTTCGACAAGGAAAAGGGACGTGAATACCGTTTCATCCTGATCGAAGGCGACAGTAAAAAAGCCCTCAAGATCGCCAGCCGCTAG
- a CDS encoding CS1-pili formation C-terminal domain-containing protein: protein MFPMTPIAAALALLFCASAVAAPVSSAGTTPRSLLAQAKGLPADFEEHFFDVPLAVRVELDQQPLGEAMVVLSRDDRITLLEFTDTSDNRFGPAEREKWASYLKPGVLLGNCTGSCPDQVLAVHYNLENSLVSILTENAERDVEAKRYFDQPAGGSSGLMVRNQLNLNGGQDQDLGGRYGLEASASLGNWSQTFNMQLARLGGPDDKLYHAVHELYTQRELQGSFLRLGYFTPNSEGLTRQPRTFGTSPDTAVGVMYGSSDSLAINSPMPSVYPIYVTANRQGSVEIYRDGLLINSQSVPAGLQTLDTRPLPGGIYEVEVRLVEDGQITSTTQELVYKPNNWRNLDDRWRYNLFAGEESKLLSNWDQQSSGSATAGASVNYLMHPRVILGLSARQIRDKLQYGSSIDWTLANQISLYANLYQTQDHGTGLDLQSLYNYGAGSVVISHNRSWLDTTNLYETLPDGTRIRQRNVFVGETSNSSLALNHRLSSKSSINARVSHSEGNVEGVGLDLGWNQRTTLFGSDGNWRLSLFDRPGSFSSGSERNRGVDLSVNLALGAPGQQITGSIGSRTARDGGRDNNASIGWRKDLKDHVLQNVSVTGLTDTYGVGLSSLANFRTDHINGDGFVQRSSYNGNYTGGLNLDSTLAIGGEQMMLTSQHEVRGAGLIVDVESDIDDIALRADDFSGGSAALKPGRNFIPITAYQNSSVSFDFEGNHVPAATIEPARTRYHLNKGGVEYRKVRVMKTLTVLGRLVDAQGRPLKGHHVINHASRGVTEVDGFFSMEMNAGSPTLEVRQGNQLLCQFRLDASRHRSENNVLMIGDLRCTPDTLADATSTEQKAG from the coding sequence ATGTTCCCGATGACACCCATCGCGGCTGCGCTTGCGCTGTTGTTTTGTGCCAGTGCAGTGGCGGCTCCCGTTTCTTCCGCCGGTACGACACCGCGCAGCCTGTTGGCCCAGGCCAAAGGCCTGCCGGCGGATTTCGAGGAGCATTTCTTTGATGTGCCTCTGGCTGTTCGGGTGGAACTCGATCAACAGCCGCTGGGCGAGGCCATGGTGGTGCTGTCTCGTGACGATCGCATCACCCTGCTCGAATTTACCGACACCAGCGACAACCGCTTTGGCCCCGCCGAGCGGGAAAAATGGGCGAGTTATCTCAAGCCAGGCGTACTGCTGGGCAATTGCACCGGCTCATGTCCGGATCAGGTGCTGGCCGTGCACTACAACCTGGAAAACTCGTTGGTCTCGATCCTCACCGAAAACGCTGAACGCGATGTTGAAGCCAAGCGTTACTTCGATCAGCCCGCGGGCGGCAGCAGCGGTTTGATGGTCCGTAACCAACTCAACCTCAATGGCGGCCAGGATCAGGATCTGGGCGGGCGTTATGGCCTCGAAGCCAGCGCGAGCCTGGGCAACTGGAGCCAGACCTTCAACATGCAATTGGCCCGCCTCGGCGGTCCCGATGACAAGCTCTATCATGCGGTGCATGAGCTTTACACCCAGCGCGAACTGCAAGGCAGCTTCCTGCGCCTGGGCTATTTCACCCCCAATTCCGAAGGGCTGACCCGCCAACCGCGCACGTTTGGCACCAGCCCCGATACAGCCGTCGGCGTCATGTACGGCAGCTCCGACAGCCTGGCGATCAACAGTCCGATGCCCAGCGTCTACCCGATCTACGTCACGGCCAATCGCCAGGGTTCGGTGGAGATCTATCGCGACGGCCTGTTGATCAACAGCCAGTCGGTGCCCGCGGGTTTGCAGACCCTCGATACCCGTCCGCTGCCCGGCGGCATCTACGAAGTGGAAGTGCGCCTGGTCGAAGACGGCCAGATCACCTCCACCACCCAGGAGCTGGTGTACAAGCCCAACAACTGGCGCAACCTCGACGATCGCTGGCGCTACAACCTGTTCGCCGGCGAAGAAAGCAAGCTGCTGAGTAACTGGGATCAACAGTCCAGCGGCAGTGCCACGGCAGGCGCCTCGGTCAATTACCTGATGCACCCGCGGGTGATTCTTGGGCTGTCGGCACGGCAGATTCGCGACAAACTGCAATACGGCAGCTCCATCGACTGGACCCTGGCCAATCAAATCAGCCTGTACGCCAACCTGTACCAGACGCAGGATCATGGCACCGGTCTCGATCTGCAAAGCCTCTATAACTATGGCGCCGGCAGCGTGGTGATCAGCCACAACCGCAGCTGGCTGGACACCACCAACCTCTACGAAACCCTGCCCGACGGCACCCGGATCCGCCAGCGCAATGTCTTCGTCGGCGAGACCAGCAACTCATCCCTGGCGCTGAACCATCGGCTCAGCAGCAAAAGTTCGATCAACGCCCGGGTATCCCACAGCGAGGGCAACGTCGAAGGCGTCGGCCTGGACCTGGGCTGGAATCAGCGCACCACGCTGTTCGGCAGCGATGGCAACTGGCGGTTGTCGCTGTTCGACCGGCCGGGCAGTTTCAGCAGTGGCAGTGAGCGCAATCGCGGGGTCGACCTGAGCGTCAACCTGGCACTGGGCGCGCCTGGCCAGCAGATCACCGGCAGCATCGGCTCGCGTACGGCGCGCGATGGCGGTCGCGACAACAACGCCTCGATCGGCTGGCGCAAGGACCTGAAAGATCACGTGCTGCAAAATGTCTCGGTGACTGGGCTCACCGACACTTACGGCGTCGGTTTGTCCAGCCTGGCAAATTTTCGCACCGACCACATCAATGGCGACGGGTTTGTTCAGCGCTCGTCCTATAACGGTAACTACACCGGCGGCCTGAACCTGGACAGCACCCTGGCCATCGGCGGCGAGCAAATGATGCTGACCAGTCAGCATGAGGTGCGCGGGGCAGGGCTGATCGTCGATGTGGAATCGGACATCGATGATATCGCCTTGCGCGCGGATGATTTCAGCGGCGGCAGTGCGGCGTTGAAGCCGGGGCGCAACTTCATCCCGATCACCGCGTATCAGAACAGCTCGGTGAGTTTCGACTTCGAGGGCAACCACGTGCCGGCGGCCACCATCGAACCGGCGCGCACCCGCTATCACCTGAACAAGGGTGGCGTGGAGTACCGCAAGGTCCGCGTGATGAAAACCCTGACCGTGCTCGGCCGGCTGGTCGATGCGCAGGGGCGACCGCTCAAGGGCCATCACGTGATCAACCACGCCAGTCGCGGGGTGACGGAAGTCGACGGGTTCTTCTCGATGGAAATGAATGCCGGTTCACCGACGCTGGAAGTGCGCCAGGGCAATCAGTTGCTGTGCCAGTTCCGGCTTGATGCAAGTCGTCATCGCAGTGAAAACAATGTGTTGATGATCGGTGATCTGCGCTGCACGCCGGATACCCTCGCCGACGCCACGTCCACTGAACAGAAGGCGGGATGA
- a CDS encoding CS1 type fimbrial major subunit: protein MFKKFAIAAPLALLALGSSGAFAAGEAAHSISIVAHVPTNGFYVVPVDPDLVTKDQRMDHNPGTGKMDEVKGFFDVRNNNGSVHASVVTAPKLISGADTIDLKVELNGKELTTTPQQVVGEAESDVNYRAALRISSTNATPAAGDYTGVVAMVFDAVPPVAL from the coding sequence ATGTTCAAGAAATTCGCAATCGCTGCCCCGTTGGCACTTCTGGCACTGGGTTCTTCCGGAGCGTTCGCTGCCGGTGAAGCCGCTCATTCCATTAGCATCGTCGCTCACGTGCCGACCAACGGCTTCTACGTGGTGCCGGTCGATCCTGATCTGGTCACCAAGGATCAGCGCATGGACCACAATCCGGGCACGGGCAAGATGGACGAGGTCAAGGGGTTTTTTGACGTTCGCAACAACAACGGCTCTGTCCACGCCAGTGTTGTCACGGCTCCCAAGTTGATTTCCGGCGCGGACACCATTGATCTGAAAGTAGAACTCAATGGCAAGGAATTGACGACTACGCCACAGCAGGTAGTTGGCGAAGCTGAGTCCGATGTGAACTACCGCGCGGCGCTGCGTATCAGTTCGACTAATGCGACCCCCGCGGCAGGCGACTACACCGGTGTGGTGGCAATGGTATTCGACGCTGTTCCACCCGTAGCACTGTAA
- a CDS encoding PadR family transcriptional regulator — protein sequence MRDHHSPHRDHNDGRDGFEKRPGPGRERGGRGPRVFAAGDLKLLLLALIAEQPCHGYDLIRQIENMFDGAYSPSPGVIYPTLTFLEESEMIEGDAAGGKKRYSVTDAGRVSLSEQVIALDGVRMRIEVSKRSLRGHDRPAEIHEAVHNLRHALHMHHGRWSPEEILRVRDLLNDTAKAIVDGPAVQAAQEKAE from the coding sequence ATGAGAGACCATCATTCCCCCCACCGCGACCATAACGACGGCCGCGACGGCTTCGAAAAGCGCCCCGGGCCCGGCCGCGAGCGCGGCGGACGCGGCCCCCGCGTCTTCGCCGCCGGCGATTTGAAATTGCTGCTGCTGGCGCTGATCGCCGAGCAGCCATGCCACGGCTACGACCTGATCCGCCAGATTGAAAACATGTTCGACGGCGCCTACAGCCCCAGCCCCGGCGTCATCTACCCGACCCTGACGTTTCTGGAAGAAAGCGAAATGATTGAGGGCGATGCCGCGGGCGGGAAAAAACGCTACAGCGTGACCGACGCCGGACGCGTTTCCTTGAGTGAGCAAGTGATTGCCCTGGACGGCGTGCGCATGCGCATCGAAGTCAGCAAGCGCTCATTGCGCGGCCATGATCGCCCGGCCGAAATTCACGAAGCCGTGCACAACCTGCGCCATGCCTTGCACATGCATCACGGTCGCTGGAGTCCGGAAGAAATCCTGCGAGTACGCGACCTGCTCAATGACACCGCCAAAGCCATCGTCGACGGCCCCGCCGTTCAAGCCGCCCAGGAGAAAGCCGAATGA
- a CDS encoding siderophore-interacting protein, whose amino-acid sequence MTDVDTQAIHRVMHEIKRRRLQVLRVIDLTPRMRRITLGGPELAGFVSLGTDDHVKLLFPQNAAEQATLDTLVLGAGKDQGPMPAMRDYTPRRYDLDTLELDIDFVLHGDGPAATWAEQATPGQFLHIGGPRGSMIVPDIFDSYLLIGDETALPAIARRLEGLAANRRALVIVEVENGAEQQTLESPAQVNVIWVLREGGRNNLLATVKELQVPSGKLYAWVATESKVSRQIRRVLLDEHGLDEQFVKAVGYWRLDDTAEE is encoded by the coding sequence ATGACCGATGTCGATACCCAAGCCATTCACCGCGTCATGCACGAAATCAAGCGCCGTCGGCTGCAAGTACTGCGGGTGATCGACCTGACCCCGCGCATGCGCCGGATCACCTTGGGCGGCCCTGAGCTGGCAGGCTTTGTCAGCCTTGGCACCGACGATCACGTCAAACTGCTGTTCCCGCAGAACGCGGCGGAACAGGCGACGCTGGACACCCTGGTACTCGGTGCCGGCAAAGACCAAGGCCCGATGCCGGCCATGCGCGACTACACCCCGCGGCGTTATGACCTCGACACACTGGAGCTGGACATTGACTTCGTGCTGCACGGCGACGGTCCGGCCGCGACCTGGGCCGAACAGGCCACACCTGGCCAGTTCCTGCACATCGGCGGGCCACGGGGTTCGATGATCGTGCCCGACATCTTTGACAGCTACCTGCTGATCGGCGACGAGACCGCCCTGCCCGCCATCGCCCGGCGCCTGGAAGGCCTGGCGGCCAACCGGCGGGCACTGGTGATCGTGGAAGTGGAAAACGGCGCCGAGCAACAAACGCTCGAAAGCCCGGCGCAGGTCAATGTGATCTGGGTATTGCGTGAAGGCGGCAGGAACAACCTGCTGGCCACAGTGAAAGAACTGCAGGTGCCCAGTGGCAAGCTGTACGCCTGGGTGGCGACCGAAAGCAAAGTGTCGCGGCAGATTCGCCGGGTGTTGCTGGATGAGCATGGGCTGGACGAGCAGTTCGTCAAAGCGGTTGGCTATTGGCGGCTGGACGACACCGCCGAAGAATAA
- a CDS encoding Pr6Pr family membrane protein: protein MVRPSAARRRFVAVAAFLGWAGLSIQLYLILYLRWSIEASLLGGLMSFFSYFTVLTNTLVATVLTCELTSRESAARRWFLQPGVSSGIAASMALVGLAYSLLLRHLWHPEGWQLLADELMHDVMPLLFLGWWWCCVPKGTLRPRHIALWLIYPLVYFAYALLRGHLLAAYPYPFINVEKLGYPQVFVNAGGLLVGFVGIGLLVIGLDRWRRNP, encoded by the coding sequence ATGGTCCGCCCGTCTGCCGCGCGGCGTCGCTTTGTGGCGGTGGCTGCCTTCCTCGGCTGGGCGGGATTGAGCATTCAGCTGTACCTGATTCTTTACCTGCGCTGGAGTATCGAAGCCAGCCTGCTCGGCGGGTTGATGAGTTTCTTCAGCTATTTCACCGTACTGACCAACACGCTGGTGGCCACTGTGCTGACGTGTGAGCTGACGTCCCGCGAGTCGGCGGCGCGACGCTGGTTTTTGCAGCCGGGGGTGAGCAGTGGCATTGCGGCGAGTATGGCGCTGGTGGGGCTGGCGTACAGCCTGTTGTTGCGCCATTTATGGCACCCCGAAGGCTGGCAGTTGCTGGCTGATGAGTTGATGCATGATGTGATGCCGCTGCTGTTTCTTGGCTGGTGGTGGTGCTGTGTGCCCAAAGGCACCTTGCGTCCAAGGCACATCGCGCTGTGGCTGATCTATCCGCTGGTGTACTTCGCTTATGCGCTGCTGCGTGGGCATCTGCTGGCGGCTTATCCGTATCCGTTCATTAATGTCGAGAAGCTGGGTTATCCACAGGTGTTCGTGAATGCGGGTGGGTTGTTGGTGGGATTTGTGGGGATTGGCTTGCTGGTGATTGGCCTGGATCGGTGGCGGCGTAACCCCTGA
- a CDS encoding VF530 family protein, producing the protein MTEQNNNPLHGVTLEQILNALVEHYEWSGLAERIDIRCFKSDPSIKSSLTFLRKTPWAREKVERLYVKLMRTKRPV; encoded by the coding sequence ATGACCGAACAGAATAACAACCCACTGCACGGCGTGACGCTCGAGCAGATCCTCAATGCCCTGGTTGAGCACTACGAATGGTCGGGGCTGGCCGAGCGCATCGATATCCGCTGCTTCAAGAGCGACCCGAGCATTAAATCGAGCCTGACCTTTTTGCGCAAAACCCCCTGGGCGCGGGAGAAGGTCGAACGCTTGTATGTGAAGTTGATGCGCACCAAGCGTCCGGTCTGA
- a CDS encoding carbohydrate porin — translation MPYFQSSRDSAVCMTVASRKALNMIGGFAVLNLATCVHAAPAFDSDSPWMLGDWNGARTELSAKGYDFKVDYTGEMGSNLHGGYDHDRTARYSDQFGFGTHLDLQKILGWDAAEFQLTITERSGNNISNDRINDPRVGGFTSAQEVWGRGQTWRLTQMWYQQKFFDQKLDIKVGRFGEGEDFNSFPCDFQNLAFCGSQVGNWVGGIWYNWPVSQWAMRVKYHLTPQLYAQIGAYEQNPSNLDRDNGFKLSGSGTQGAILPVELVWSPKLNGLPGEYRAGYYYSNANATDAYKDSNGQPAALSGEAYRSASSKHGVWLGVQQQLTSRASDHSRGLSVFANGTMHDKKTNAIDNYVQAGVVYKGLFDARARDDIGFAVARVHVNPAYRKNAEATNQARAVSDYNDPSFLPPQDTEYSAELYYGVHVTNWLTVRPNLQYIRHPGGVDRVDDALIGGIKIQSSF, via the coding sequence ATGCCTTATTTTCAATCTTCGCGAGATAGCGCTGTCTGCATGACTGTTGCCAGTCGAAAAGCCCTGAACATGATCGGCGGTTTCGCCGTGTTAAACCTCGCGACCTGCGTCCATGCGGCCCCGGCTTTCGACAGTGACTCACCATGGATGCTCGGCGACTGGAATGGCGCGCGCACCGAGCTATCGGCTAAAGGCTACGACTTCAAAGTCGATTACACCGGTGAAATGGGTAGCAACCTGCACGGCGGTTACGACCACGATCGCACCGCTCGCTACAGTGATCAGTTCGGCTTCGGCACTCACCTGGACCTGCAGAAAATCCTCGGTTGGGACGCTGCCGAGTTTCAGCTGACCATCACCGAGCGCAGCGGCAACAACATCAGCAACGACCGGATCAACGATCCACGGGTCGGCGGCTTCACCTCGGCCCAGGAAGTCTGGGGCCGTGGCCAGACCTGGCGCCTGACGCAGATGTGGTATCAGCAGAAATTCTTCGATCAGAAACTCGACATCAAGGTCGGTCGCTTCGGCGAAGGCGAGGACTTCAACAGCTTTCCCTGCGATTTCCAGAACCTGGCGTTCTGTGGCTCCCAGGTCGGTAACTGGGTCGGGGGCATCTGGTACAACTGGCCGGTCAGCCAGTGGGCGATGCGGGTCAAATATCACCTGACGCCGCAGCTCTACGCGCAGATCGGCGCTTACGAGCAAAACCCGTCGAACCTGGATCGCGACAATGGTTTCAAACTCAGCGGCAGTGGCACCCAGGGCGCGATCCTGCCCGTGGAGCTGGTGTGGTCGCCGAAGCTCAATGGCCTGCCGGGTGAATACCGCGCCGGTTACTACTACAGCAACGCCAACGCCACCGATGCCTACAAGGACAGCAATGGCCAGCCGGCGGCCCTGAGTGGCGAGGCTTACCGCAGCGCATCCAGCAAACACGGGGTGTGGCTCGGTGTGCAACAGCAACTGACCAGCCGCGCCAGCGACCACTCCCGCGGCTTGAGCGTGTTCGCCAACGGCACGATGCATGACAAGAAGACCAATGCCATCGACAACTATGTCCAGGCCGGCGTCGTCTACAAAGGCCTGTTCGATGCCCGCGCCCGGGACGATATCGGCTTCGCCGTCGCTCGGGTCCACGTCAACCCGGCCTATCGCAAGAACGCCGAGGCGACTAACCAGGCTCGCGCGGTATCCGATTACAACGACCCGTCGTTCCTGCCGCCGCAAGACACCGAATACAGCGCCGAACTCTATTACGGCGTGCACGTCACGAACTGGCTGACCGTGCGCCCGAATCTGCAATACATCCGCCACCCCGGTGGCGTCGACCGGGTCGATGACGCGCTGATTGGCGGGATCAAGATCCAGTCATCGTTCTAA